A genomic segment from Torulaspora globosa chromosome 3, complete sequence encodes:
- the VPS54 gene encoding Vps54p (ancestral locus Anc_3.257), which translates to MSKVEDESHANNILAPEDTVLETVESAPKIIVPESTDKHIRSPSIDDSTSLNDDLLSVSGSNARPLDSSRMSLDSYSVRRSFDSSVMGRHSRSFGFDKENHSGSMEYSPLGNNSIYEIVMNTRRKDWLAYPTVNDIPPVSLSKPVIEDCWKKAVKQYVAEVKYESSIFESTSNLRTMTRMEQLRQLEKFDTSSPEVATDESVSENADNARELDEVPSFYFEKDFQLDNPRTFHRVLKGIDLQLSSLTLGDQTRRDEAHFELKDRLNYYLDTVENLLVAEISKSSHKFFHALADVDQIQQKAESTVAELDKLTEAVEIADRERIRKRIDSLQKVFKRKNVQKLEQGLLQVKQVLARLEQCKELYGKGELEQCLDLIGSVDCLIKGDDFHDQTVQRWVADWPYKLVDLKSVPALTEAREFLTNLMIEIGGKFSLQLCEILLKDVEAYCESVSVNETLGRFQNVSSPRKFLEMDSDVISTVKGLIHQLRRCEELASSLELYREKCVTEVKSIIKRHLPQKHSTSPVEEQDAGEHPRSQQSVSSGSKLSRLIREQTPAEFQEMLVTIFTRSSEALRRFSRHQKLLLDLSLSEITSTPTSQESDNQQSMIIQLDIRSGINETIKILQLRMGKIIAVRRELTATLRFDHFLKLYTICVLFIQECEAVSGEFLTKYFSDVLAAQIKNYISAQGARNMRAIQSKIDAEKWIPFIVDRRIQKDVNDIVSSVDLDPLDWVQYSDLLRPSHTAEDASDATEDQPPNDSANKQLGHRKSVVVGDKTFVASDALLTCIRMIKEIFILSTNLPGAYLANFEKMAYDLLKQFNTFAMDSVTLPDKTLSKSAKNLSIMGESLDCLAEFVLIVQRFYQRLFNFSRETAPHEQLNYSLLLQKYQASAEKIYQANAPPPPV; encoded by the coding sequence ATGTCAAAAGTCGAGGATGAGAGTCACGCAAACAACATATTGGCTCCCGAAGACACCGTTCTTGAAACTGTTGAGTCGGCGCCCAAGATAATTGTACCAGAATCAACCGACAAACATATCAGAAGTCCGTCAATAGATGATTCCACTTCACTGAACGACGATCTGCTCAGTGTTTCAGGATCCAATGCTAGGCCTTTGGACTCATCCCGTATGAGTCTAGATTCGTATTCGGTAAGACGAAGCTTCGATTCATCTGTGATGGGCCGGCACAGCAGATCTTTTGGCTTCGACAAGGAGAATCATAGTGGTTCCATGGAGTACTCGCCATTGGGTAACAATTCTATATATGAAATTGTGATGAATACTCGGCGGAAAGACTGGCTAGCGTATCCAACAGTCAATGATATCCCCCCCGTATCGCTGAGCAAACCTGTAATTGAGGACTGTTGGAAGAAAGCAGTGAAGCAGTACGTTGCGGAAGTCAAATATGAGAGCAGCATTTTTGAAAGTACAAGCAATTTAAGAACTATGACACGTATGGAACAACTGAGacagcttgaaaaattcgataCGTCGAGTCCGGAGGTTGCTACGGATGAGAGTGTGTCCGAAAACGCTGACAATGCAAGGGAGCTCGATGAAGTGCCTTCTTTTTATTTTGAGAAGGATTTCCAGTTGGATAATCCTCGGACTTTCCACCGGGTTTTGAAGGGAATAGACTTGCAattgagcagtttgacCCTAGGCGATCAGACCAGGAGGGACGAAGCTCACTTTGAGCTAAAGGATCGACTCAACTACTACTTAGATACAGTGGAGAATCTACTAGTTGCAGAGATCTCAAAATCATCGCACAAGTTTTTTCATGCATTGGCCGATGTCGACCAGATACAGCAAAAGGCTGAAAGCACAGTTGCAGAGCTGGATAAGCTTACAGAAGCGGTTGAAATTGCGGACAGGGAAAGGATAAGAAAGAGAATAGACAGCCTGCAGAAGGTTTTTAAGAGAAAGAATGTGCAAAAACTAGAACAGGGATTATTGCAAGTAAAACAGGTCCTCGCCAGGTTGGAACAATGCAAAGAGCTGTATGGCAAAGGTGAACTTGAGCAGTGCTTGGATCTCATAGGTTCCGTGGACTGTCTTATCAAGGGGGACGACTTTCATGATCAAACTGTTCAGCGTTGGGTCGCCGATTGGCCATATAAGTTAGTGGATCTCAAATCTGTGCCCGCATTGACAGAGGCAAGAGAATTTCTGACCAATTTAATGATAGAGATTGGAGGAAAATTCTCACTGCAGCTATGTGAAATACTAttgaaagatgttgaagcGTATTGTGAATCAGTAAGTGTGAATGAAACTTTGGGCAGATTTCAGAACGTCTCCAGCCCCAGGAAGTTCCTTGAGATGGACTCAGATGTTATCTCAACTGTTAAAGGTCTAATACATCAACTTCGCAGGTGCGAAGAACTGGCAAGTTCCCTCGAGCTGTACCGAGAGAAATGCGTTACAGAGGTGAAAAGCATCATCAAAAGGCATTTGCCACAGAAGCATTCAACTTCACCCGTAGAGGAGCAGGACGCCGGAGAGCATCCTCGATCGCAGCAGTCCGTCAGCAGCGGTTCCAAGCTATCGCGCCTAATTAGGGAGCAGACGCCCGCAGAGTTCCAAGAGATGCTTGTAACTATCTTTACGCGCTCCAGTGAGGCGCTGAGGAGATTTTCCAGGCATCAGAAGTTACTGCTCGATTTATCCCTGAGCGAAATAACATCGACGCCGACCTCCCAGGAAAGTGACAACCAGCAAAGTATGATCATTCAGCTTGACATCCGCTCTGGCATAAACGAGACTATTAAGATCCTGCAGTTACGTATGGGCAAAATTATTGCTGTGCGACGTGAGTTGACCGCTACTCTAAGATTCGATCATTTTCTCAAACTATACACCATATGCGTCCTCTTCATTCAGGAATGTGAGGCCGTGAGCGGCGAATTCCTGACCAAATACTTTAGCGATGTCCTAGCCGCCCAGATCAAGAACTACATATCCGCCCAGGGCGCACGAAACATGCGTGCCATACAAAGCAAGATAGACGCGGAAAAATGGATCCCCTTCATAGTCGATCGACGCATACAGAAGGACGTCAACGACATAGTCTCTAGCGTGGATCTCGATCCGCTGGACTGGGTGCAGTATTCCGATCTACTGAGACCCAGCCACACCGCCGAGGACGCCTCGGACGCCACAGAGGACCAACCACCAAACGACTCCGCCAATAAACAGCTCGGCCACCGCAAATCTGTGGTTGTAGGCGACAAAACCTTCGTTGCCAGCGACGCCCTGCTGACCTGCATACGCATGATAAAGgaaatcttcatcttgtCAACCAACCTGCCGGGCGCCTATCtcgccaacttcgaaaagatggcCTACGATCTCCTCAAGCAATTCAACACCTTTGCCATGGATTCCGTCACTCTACCGGATAAAACTCTCTCCAAATCAGCCAAGAATCTCTCCATCATGGGCGAGTCCCTCGACTGTCTCGCAGAGTTCGTGCTCATCGTGCAACGATTCTACCAGAgattgttcaatttcagcaggGAAACAGCACCTCACGAACAACTGAACTACAGTCTGCTTTTACAAAAATATCAGGCATCTGCAGAGAAGATATACCAGGCCAACGCACCGCCTCCGCCGGTCTAA
- the REG1 gene encoding protein phosphatase regulator REG1 (ancestral locus Anc_3.258) has product MGSESAAYFADHNQPQLERQKSNSAPTTPTFNGSANSGNGNNSKTNGSYGDDDMGPSVSMAVQADDDASFERSTFNLKRTRSMGYFDDYIDPTKKLLGKSSTSEGGISKEQDNPEASENSDEYDDDYNTDSDSGSYSDNDENDNFENDEEEADRDEYESRPRALSPSVSPPPADADTLLLPQDDNDLMREPERHVDYLSHNWNEWDISKSWKYIILKKKKRAEDLVNAARLENASWRTWAKARNHLKTVLPEIVNWSKDSDVTWLYGPIVRDRDEDDASDVERGYGSDDENSKRIAAPAKVVLKKTPNSPTPKPILKKRTVSEILAENSQWKLNEVKKLINEMKHASVVMDPYGGVKASKDVYDDYDALAAKVNAQYYRSSQAQGSQAIDTNSSKKVSDLISRKFGSNDRYADSQHAQSRHAAREERKSDEDGQPSSEHIESPFTFLKSNFKTEKSNKTRHIHFNDRVEQCMALATPTSDSEYTDDENETYFSKSIRKEATSKNEDALQSAESSDSSSSGDESDEDEDNAGLFINPTISRRTESNSHYTDSSSQNSSVHSRLPLNPIIKLLPATTLNYGSDEEDPDNEEYNGYGNAVSHNVNTYRGYDYMYDYNSVYTGDTSSFLPVEGCDVIDVPDGIDLHAAMAADSASTYEIGHAVSPSNGEPSRYSKQLGTHNLFYDSSQSSDSDSEEQFIEDSQYRSSDDEDDGLSLKRTASFGKNGKTNSLRDLTNSASSTSSQPVKTRSFITGKAVNAIDKNQERSTAQEHAANGKKGMRPRYLKRNSSSSSFIFNSDSDEESEDDEDGSDAAIPVEQRAPIKSDKTDENVVGCRKSFSNSRQSKPVPPQSTVVSSDPRTFAPPIPSSQVSDMSKSLRLKNSSSLAEVGASDVAIAGSFSPRSDSVKSVVSNQGIVNKTSSNELREMNEHLEAYHLDDQNDATDDDANESIQKMMLNARELAQKYLHSWKKPDGKQDDSNAGSIGT; this is encoded by the coding sequence ATGGGAAGTGAATCAGCTGCGTACTTTGCAGATCATAATCAGCCACAGTTGGAGAGGCAGAAGTCGAATAGTGCCCCCACGACGCCGACCTTTAATGGATCGGCAAATTCAGGCAATGGCAACAACAGTAAAACAAACGGCAGTTATGGGGACGACGATATGGGGCCATCAGTTTCGATGGCGGTTCAGGCGGATGACGATGCAAGTTTTGAGAGATCCACTTTCAATTTGAAAAGAACCAGATCCATGGGCTATTTTGATGACTACATTGATCCCACAAAGAAGCTATTGGGGAAGTCATCGACCAGCGAGGGCGGTATAAGCAAGGAGCAGGACAACCCTGAAGCGTCGGAGAACTCTGACGAATACGATGACGACTACAACACTGACAGTGATAGTGGTAGTTACAGCGATAATGACGAGAATGACAATTTTGAAaacgacgaagaagaagcagacCGGGATGAATATGAGTCGCGACCCCGCGCACTGTCACCTTCCGTATCGCCGCCGCCGGCTGATGCCGACACGCTTCTTCTGCCGCAGGATGACAACGATTTAATGAGAGAGCCTGAAAGGCATGTGGACTATCTGTCGCATAATTGGAATGAATGGGACATTTCAAAATCGTGGAAGTATATtatcctgaagaaaaagaagcgGGCCGAAGACCTTGTCAATGCAGCTCGCCTGGAGAACGCTTCATGGAGGACATGGGCAAAGGCAAGGAATCATTTAAAAACCGTCTTGCCAGAGATTGTTAATTGGTCGAAAGACTCCGACGTTACCTGGTTATATGGTCCGATTGTCCGTGATCGGGACGAGGATGATGCCAGTGATGTTGAGAGAGGTTATGGTTCAGACGATGAAAACTCTAAGAGAATAGCGGCACCAGCAAAAGTTGTACTGAAAAAAACACCAAATTCACCAACTCCCAAACCGATCCTGAAAAAGAGAACTGTTTCGGAGATTTTAGCCGAAAACTCTCAATGGAAACTCAACGAGGTAAAGAAACTGATCAACGAAATGAAACATGCGTCTGTTGTAATGGATCCCTATGGAGGTGTTAAGGCTTCGAAAGATGTATACGATGATTATGATGCCTTGGCGGCCAAAGTCAATGCTCAATATTACCGCAGCAGTCAAGCGCAAGGTTCGCAGGCTATAGATACTAACTCATCTAAAAAGGTGTCTGACCTGATATCAAGGAAATTTGGCTCGAATGATCGATATGCGGACAGCCAACACGCACAATCTAGGCATGCTGCGCGCGAGGAAAGAAAATCCGACGAAGACGGTCAACCTTCAAGTGAGCACATCGAAAGCCCGTTTACATTTTTGAAAtcaaacttcaagactgAGAAGTCAAACAAAACCAGACATATACATTTTAACGATAGAGTTGAACAGTGCATGGCATTAGCCACACCCACGTCCGATAGTGAATACactgatgatgaaaatgaaacttatttttcaaaatcaatcaGGAAAGAAGCCACTTCAAAAAATGAGGATGCATTACAATCTGCTGAGAGCAGTGACTCATCATCTTCCGGGGATGAAAGtgatgaggatgaggatAATGCAGGGCTATTTATTAACCCAACCATATCTCGAAGAACCGAGTCGAATAGTCACTACACAGATAGTTCTTCTCAAAACTCATCGGTACATTCTAGGTTACCCCTGAACCCCATCATTAAACTACTGCCGGCGACAACTTTGAACTATGGATCTGACGAGGAGGATCCAGATAACGAGGAATACAATGGTTACGGTAATGCAGTCTCGCACAATGTGAATACCTACAGAGGTTATGACTACATGTATGATTACAACTCTGTGTATACCGGTGATACTTCGAGTTTTCTTCCGGTGGAAGGTTGCGATGTTATAGACGTGCCTGATGGTATTGATCTTCATGCAGCTATGGCTGCTGACAGCGCATCAACGTATGAAATAGGCCATGCAGTTTCACCGAGCAATGGGGAACCCAGCCGATATAGTAAGCAATTAGGAACCCATAATCTCTTTTACGATTCATCACAAAGCAGTGACTCGGATAGTGAAGAACAGTTCATTGAAGACTCGCAATACCGAAGCagtgacgatgaagatgatggTTTGTCATTGAAAAGAACTGCTTCTTTCGGGAAGAACGGAAAGACAAACTCACTTAGAGACTTGACAAACTCTGCTTCTAGTACATCTTCCCAACCTGTTAAAACGCGCAGCTTTATCACAGGTAAAGCTGTCAATGCAATTGACAAAAATCAGGAAAGATCTACCGCACAAGAGCATGCTGCTAATGGGAAAAAAGGAATGAGACCACGCTATTTGAAGCGCAACTCCTCGTCATCAAGCTTTATATTCAACTCGGAcagtgatgaagaaagtgaagacgatgaagacggaTCAGATGCAGCTATTCCTGTTGAACAGAGGGCTCCAATAAAGTCTGATAAAACGGATGAAAACGTTGTCGGTTGTAGGAAATCTTTCTCGAATTCCAGGCAGTCAAAACCTGTTCCACCGCAAAGTACTGTGGTATCTTCAGATCCTAGGACCTTCGCGCCGCCAATACCATCATCTCAAGTGTCAGATATGTCTAAGAGTCTACGACTTAAGAATTCATCATCGCTCGCGGAGGTTGGAGCCAGCGACGTGGCTATCGCTGGCAGCTTTTCACCGAGGTCTGATTCTGTTAAGTCAGTAGTCTCTAATCAGGGAATTGTCAATAAAACATCCTCTAATGAGTTACGCGAAATGAACGAACATCTGGAAGCATATCACTTGGATGACCAAAACGACGCAACTGACGACGATGCGAATGAAAGCATTCAAAAAATGATGCTCAATGCCCGCGAGCTTGCGCAGAAGTACTTGCATTCGTGGAAAAAACCAGATGGTAAACAGGATGACTCTAACGCAGGTTCAATCGGTACATGA